The Sphingomonas oryzagri genomic interval TCGCCCGCCGCGCCGCCAACACCATCCACTGATAGCTTCCAAGGGTCCACAGTCATGGCCGCAGCCTCCCTCTTCGAAATCGCAACCGGCGTGCAGCATAAGGCGCAACGCAGCTTCCAGTTCGTGCGCCGGCACAGCTATTACGCCAACGATCGCCGCGCCCTGTCCATGTGGAAGCCGCTCGACCTGCAGGCGGCCTCGATCAGCCAACGCCTGCGCGCGGCCGAGGAATATGAGCGGCTGAATCGCGAGCCGGGCAAGCGCAACGGGCCGCTCGGGCACATCGCGATCGAGGTGCTGCGCGCGATGTATCGCGTCGTCTGCCGCAAGACGGGACGGCTGGAGCCGTCGATCGCCTACCTCGAGGAGAAGCTGCACCGCTCGCGCGCCGCGATCGTGCGCGCGCTTGATGCGCTGAAGCGGCACGGCTTCCTCGATTGGGTTCGCCGCAGCGAGCCGATCGAGGATGCGGGCCAAGGCCCGCAGGTGAAACAGATCACCAACGCCTACGCGCTGCTCATCCCGCACAAGGCGATGCAGTTTATCAAGCACATGGCCAAGGCCGCGCCGCTGCCCGTGGACGACGAGGACCGGCGCAAGGCAGCTAAGGCCGAGCATGAGGCGATGCTCGCGTCCCTGCCCACCCAGGAGCTGCCTGCGCAGCTCGTAGACGACCGCACATTGTCGGAGGTTCTTTCGAGCCTAGGCGCCTCTCTCTCTGTGTCTGACGCGAGTTCACCGAAGAGCCTCAATCCGACCCGAAAGGTTCAAGAATAAAAGGAACGCCTACCGGCGTGCGTTTTGGAAGGAGATAGGCCCCACATACCCCTGACGAAGATCCCTAGAAGCGATGTCGACCGGCCGGCTTTGGCCGGCCGGGGTGCACCCACGGGGCGCATGCGTCTTGCGTCGCGCCCGCCAGAGGCGCACCGTGCGCGGCAGGCGTCGGGATGCGGGTTCTAGGTGCATCAAACCGCAACGCGCTGAGCGGCCTCCACAGCGCAAATACGGCCCCATTTTCCGGGGCCGGCATCAAAATCCGAAAATGCATCAAACCCGCATTGAAAAGTGGGCGGGCGAGGAGGGGGGAAAAGCGCGCAAAAAGGGGGTGGCACCCCGCCTCGCGCGGCCCCGCGCGGGCCTCGGAATGGCCCCGCCGCGCCCGCCTGCTGCCGAGGGCGAACGATCGGCGACGCGAGGCATGCAAGCCACCCT includes:
- a CDS encoding replication protein A — translated: MAAASLFEIATGVQHKAQRSFQFVRRHSYYANDRRALSMWKPLDLQAASISQRLRAAEEYERLNREPGKRNGPLGHIAIEVLRAMYRVVCRKTGRLEPSIAYLEEKLHRSRAAIVRALDALKRHGFLDWVRRSEPIEDAGQGPQVKQITNAYALLIPHKAMQFIKHMAKAAPLPVDDEDRRKAAKAEHEAMLASLPTQELPAQLVDDRTLSEVLSSLGASLSVSDASSPKSLNPTRKVQE